GCTCGGATAAAGATGCCGTCCAAATTCGCCGGCCATATGCATTGTGCCGAGCGAATGCTGGAAGCGGGTGTGCTCGGCAGCTGGATAGACCCACCGGGCGCTCTGCAACTGAAAAATCCGGCGCAGCCGCTGCACCCAGGGTGAATCAATCAGTTCCTTCTCCGTCTTTTCCAAAGGGAAATCGGGCGTCGGCACGGTGAAGGAAACATAATGATAGATGGGATCGGCAATCAGCGCCATCCCCTTATAGACATTGGCATATTCATGCAGCGGTTTCATAGGCCCATATCTACAATAATACGGACAAAATATCAAACCTTTATCCATCGGGCCTTTTTTATTGTAATGTTGTGATAAATGCTATAGTGTCGAGTATTAAATCACTAAATTCGGGAGATAGATGTAATTGGATGAATTTACGAACGAATCAGATATGGAAGGTTTAACTCTCCTGGGCAGCGAAGCTAAGCCCGCACGAGTACTGGAAATATTTCCCAACCATCATCAGGAGCGCGATTACACGGTAACGCTGGTGACAGGCGAGTTTACCTGTCTTTGCCCAAAGACGGGGCAACCTGATTTCGCCCGTATCACCATCAAGTACACACCGGACAAGTCGCTCGTAGAATCGAAGTCCCTGAAGCTTTATCTCGCCTCCTTCCGCAACGAAAGCACATTTCACGAACACGTGACCAACGTAATACTGGACGACCTCGTGCAGACGATGGCGCCGCGCTGGTGCAAGGTGAGCGCGGAATTCGCCGTGCGGGGGGGCATAGCCATCACGGTGGACGCCGAATACAAAAAAGCCGTCCCCCCTCCGCCCCGACCGAAAACCCCGGACGAGCCGGAGAAGCCGAGATGGATCGCCGCAGACAAAAGAACGGGCGGGGATAATTATCGCCCGCCCGCCGCCCGCTGGGACAGGGATCAAAGCCGCCCGGAAAGGAAAGCATATCCGCCCGCAAGGGAGACCGGAAGAGAGACCCCGGGAGAAAGAAAATGGCCGGAAAAAAGGGAATATCGCCCCGAGCAAGATAAACGTTGGCCGGCGCAAGGGGGACCTCGCCCCGAGGGAGAATACAAGCGTTCTGAGCGTAAGACTACGAAGTCTTTGGGAGAAACCAGAACCTGGCGGAAAAGGACGTAGGATAAAGTTACTAAGGCAAAATAATAACCTTCATGGACTCGCCGCCTGCTGCAACGAGGGCGAAACCCTTGCCTGCTTCTTTGAGAGGCAGGCGATGGGTGATCATCTCCCGCACCGCCACCCGCCCGCTCCGGATGAGTTCAATAGCAATAACAGCGTCTTTGGGACTGTTGCCATAGGAAGGCATCAGCCTGATCTCATTCCGCCAGAAGTCGTTGATGGGCAAGGGCAGCGTTATCCCGGGGTCGGTGGTGGCAAAGCAGAGAATCGTCCCGCCGCGATCCACGGCATGCATGGCTTGCGTGAATGCCGCCGGGGCTCCGGTGCAGACGATGACCAGATCGGCCAGCCTGCCGCCGTTGATCGCACGCAGACGGGCCGGAATGTCGTCGGCGGCGGAGAGCGTCATGTCGGCGCCGAGCTGCCTGGCCATGCCCAGTCGGTAGGCATTGATGTCCGTGACGATAACCCGACCCGCCCCGGTGGTGCGGGCCAAGAGCAGATGCAACAACCCGGAGATGCCGCCTCCCAGAATGAGGACGGTCTGACCGGATTGCAGCCCCGCCAGCCTCTGCCCGCGCACGACGCAGGCCAGCGGTTCGATGAAGACGCCTTCCTCAAAAGAAACTCCTTCCGGCAGGATGAAGACGCCCCGATCCACATTGATTGGGGGCACGCGGATAAATTCCGCAAATCCGCCGGGATCGTAATTGGTTGTATGCAGGGTCTCGCAGGCGGTATGATGATCGCTCAGACAATAATGACAGGTATTGCAGGGAACGTGGTGGGAAACAAAGACCGGATCACCTTTTTTATAGCCAGTCACCCCTTCGCCCAGGGCCGCGATAACGCCGGCAATTTCATGCCCCAGCACCAGCGGCGCTTTCTGCAAGCGATACCACTCCAGCACATCGCTGCCGCAGATCCCACTGGCGATGGTCTTGACTAAGATCTCACCCGACCCGATTTGCGGTACCTGCATTTCCTGCAACCGCACGTCCCGGTTGTTGTAGTACATGGCGACCTGCATCACTTCCCGCTCCAAATTCATCTGCCTTCTTTAATGCTCATAAACATGTCATCGGCGGCGGCGACAGTATAATTTTCATGAATGATGGCCTGCAAGGCCCTGATCATGGCCACCGGATGGGGATGCTGCCAGACGTTTCTGCCCAGATTTAGGCCGATGGCGCCCCTCTGTATGCCATCATGAACGAAATCAAATACTTCCCGTTCTGTTTCGCATTTCGGCCCGCCCGCCATAACCACGGGAACCGGACAGCCGTTAATGACCTTCTCAAAGTTTTCACACCAGTAGGTCTTAACCACCCGGGCGCCCAGCTCGGCCGCGATCCGGCAGCTCAAGGCCAGGTAGCGGGCATCCCGCTTGGCCAGCTCCTTACCTACCGCCGTTACCGCCATGACCGGCAGACCGTAGTTTTCGCACTCATTAACCAAGTTGGACAGATTGACCAGCGATTCCCGCTCATAGTCGCTGCCCACAAAAATAGACATGCCCACGGCGGACGCATTGAGGCGCAATATTTCCTCGATGGAGACAACAACCCGTTCATCGGCCAGATCCCGTCCCACCACGCTGGTCCCGCCCGAAACCCGGAGGATGATGGGTTTTTCCCCCAAGGGATCTACGCAAGACCGCAAAACGCCGCGCGTCACGAAAAGGGCGTCACAGTAGGGCAATAGCGGCTTGATCGTCTCCCCGGGTTTTTCCAGACAGGAAGTTGGTCCCTGGAAGTAGCCGTGATCAATAGGTAAAAAAAAGCAGTGCCCATCCGGCTGGATGAGCTGCGCCAAACGATTCTTCATTCCCCAATCCATTTCCATTCACCTCCCTTGCGGAAATTATTTTCTTGGGGTACATATATTAATTAGTCTGGAACTGCAACCTTAAGGTTGCTATCACCAGGCAAATCTTATTGACACAATACAACTATTTGCGTATGGAGGGGGGGCTGATTTGAAATCTGTTCCCCTTGTACAGCCCGATAATAATTTACAGGCGGCCCCGATGGCATTTTTTTCCTCCTTGAAAGGCGTTAGAGCGAAGCAGAGATTCCTGGCCTTCTTTGCGCTGTCGTTCCTCTTTCCCATCCTGATAGCCATTTTCATCATAAACAATTACATCGAGCCCGTTGTCGGCAAGGACCAATACGCACTTTTCCACAATGCCTTTGATTTAGGCATTGCGGCCATGCTTTTCTTCCCCCTGATCAGTTTCTTCCTTATGTACCGCTGGCTTAGCACACTTGAAAATGTAACCGCCAATATTATGTCCAGGTCAGAGGCGATCGCCAGACGGGAAGATGAATTTGTAACCCAGCATATTGAAGAAGATCATGAATTTGCTGTACCGGCCACGGAGCATCATCCGGAAGAAAACGAAGTACAAACCCTTATCCGGTCCTTCAATACCATTTTCCAGACTGCGGCAGACCAACTGGCGGAGCGGAACCATCTGCGCGAACTCCTGGCGCGCTTGATCGGCATTGCCTCCAGCCTGACGGCGGAACTGGATTTTGACCGTCTCTTTCCCCTTGTTGTCGGCAATGTCACAGAGGCCATGCTGGCGGAGCGAACCAGCATGTACGTTGTGGACTGGGAGAACCGGGAACTATGGACCAAGGTTTCAGAAGGGGTAAGGCAGATCCGCCTCCCCATGGGGCAGGGAATCAGTGGCCGCGTTGCCGAAACGGGAGAGATGCTCAATGTCATTGACGCTTGGGAATTACCCTACTTTGACCGCTCCTTCGATCTGAATAATAACTTCCGAACCCGCTCCGTGCTCTGTCTGCCCATTAAGAACCGCGCCGGAGAAACCATTGGCGTGCTTCAGGTTATCAATAAGAAAGGCAAGGATCGTTTCGATGAGGAAGATGAGACTTTCATGAGAGGGCTAACCTCTCAGATCGCCATTGCCCTCGAGAATTCAATCCTCGTTGACGAAATTCTGCTCTCCTTCAACAGTTCGATGACCACTCTGTCCGCCATCGTTGATGCGCGACATCACTTTACGGCGGGCCATTCCGACCGGGTTAAGGAATATTCCCTGATGATTGCGACAGAAATGAACCTGCCCAAAGAAAAAATCGAGCCTCTGAAATATGCCGCCCTGCTGCATGACATCGGCAAGATCGGCATTCGGGACGACGTCCTGATGAAGGCCGGCGCTTTCACTCCGGAGGACTGGGTGGAGATGAAGGCTCACCCCTCCAAAACGAGGACGATCCTGGACAATTTCCACTTCTCCCGCAACTTGAGACAGGTCCCGGAGATCGCCTGCCGGCACCATGAAAAGATGGATGGAACCGGTTATCCCGATGGTCTTACGGGCGATCATTTACCACTGGGTTCCAGAATTATTGCCGTGGCCGATGTGTTCGACGCCCTGACCTCGCGGCGGGATTATCCCAAATATGCCTTTGGTGAAACCATGGATAGTGAACCCATGCCGCTGCACCGGGTGATTGCAATTCTCCGGCAGGATGCCGGCAATCATTATGACCCGCAGGTTGTGTCCGCCTTTATGAAGACGCTCCCTCAAGCCCTGCTCCGGTACCGCGGTGAACATTTTACTGCCGCTTACGTTGATGACACGCTCCAGGAACTCAGCCCGGAACTATTATCGGGGAAGATAATTTCGTCTCCTGTGAACATTAAATAAATGCCACATCACAGCCGTGACTTCAATCGCCCTCCCGGCAGCTCTTTAAAGCCCTTGCGGGCCATGGTCCCTTTGCTGCGACCCTACTTGGGCGTCGTACTTGGGGCGCTGGTCGCCTTATTGCTTGCCTCGGGCGCCTTTCTGGCGCTGCCCGTCGCAGTGCGTTATGTCATTGATTTCGGTTTCTCCGCCTCTAATGCTGCCACGATTGATCGGTATTTCACGCTTTTTCTGGGCATCGCCCTGCTGTTCGGGATCTTCGGCGCGGCGCGCACCTACCTGGTAAACTGGCTCGGTGAGCGGGTGGCGGCGGACCTGCGAAAAAAAGTTTATGATCATGTGATCCGCATGGACCTGACCTTTTTCGAAGTCACCAAGACCGGCGAGGTGCTTTCGCGCCTGGCCGCCGATACAACGCTGATTCAAGCGATCTCCGGGGCCGGGCTCTCGATCATTCTGCGCTCTTCCATCCAGCTTGGCGGCGCCCTGGTGCTGCTCGCCATTACCAATCCGCGGCTCATGAGTTACATCGTGGTATTGGTGCCGGCGGTGCTGGCACCCATCCTGGCCGTCGGCCGCTGGGTAAGGCGCTTATCCCGGGCTTCTCAGGACCGCCTGGCCGAGGCGGGCGGGTTGGCCGGCGAGACCATAAACGCGATTCAAACAGTGCAGGCGTTTACCGCAGAGGAGTCGTCCAGCCACCGCTTCAGCGGGATGGTCCAGGTAAGCTTCGCCACCGCCGTGCGCCGCATCAAGGCCCGAGCCCTGTTTTCCACCGTGGCCACAACCGGCCTGTTCGGCGCGCTGATTGTAGTGCTTTGGATCGGCGCCCGGGCGGTGCTGGGGGGCGAGATGACGGGGGGCGAACTGGGTCAGTTCGTCATTTATGCAATGGTGGTGGCCATGTCGGCGGCCTCCTTGAGCGAGGTGTGGGGTGAACTGCAGCAGGCGGCCGGCGCGATGGAACGGCTCCTGGAACTGCTCAATGCTAAACCAGCAATTGAGTCCCCCGTAAATCCCACGGCACTGCCTGACACCCGCGCCGGCCGCATTCGCTTCGACAAAGTTTCCTTCAGTTACCCGTCGCGCCCCGATACCCTGGCGATAAATGATTTTGACCTGGAGATTTTGCCCGGCGAGAAGGTGGCCTTTGTCGGTCCATCCGGCGCAGGCAAGAGTACGGTCTTCCAGTTACTGCTGCGCTTCTACTCACCCAGGGAGGGACGTATTATCATCAACGGCGTTGATATCGCCAGGGCGCGGCCGGAAGACGTGCGCGCCCGCGTCGGCATCGTCCCTCAGGAAACGGTTATCTTTGGGGCCAGCGCCCGGGAAAACATCCGCTTCGGTCGCCCAGGGGCGACAGATGAAGAGATAGGAGCGGCGGCCCGAGCGGCGGCGGCGGATGGATTTATCCGGCGCCTGCCGCTGGGCTACGACTCTTTCCTCGGAGAACGCGGAACGCGGCTATCGGGAGGGCAGAAACAGCGGATCGCCATTGCCCGGGCGATCCTCAAGGATCCGCCGATCCTGCTGCTCGACGAAGCGACCAGTTCCTTGGACGCCGCAAGCGAACGTCTGGTGCAGGAGGCGCTGGAATACCTGGAGAAGGGCCGCACGACAATTGTTATCGCCCATCGTCTGGCCACGGTGCTGAAAGCTGACCGCATCGTCGTCATGCAGGAAGGGAGAATTATCGCCATCGGCCGTCATGAAGAATTGGTCCGCCGCAATGCTCTGTATGCCAGACTCGCCGAACTGCAATTTGTCTAACCCCTATATCGGGCGTTGCTTTATCCGTCCTCATTTGTTAGCCTGCGAACTGAAACAAGATGTCAACGGGAGGTTGACGCTTTTTATGACCGATGTCGTATGGCATATTTACCTCGGTGAAATACCCCATGGTCGGGAAGGGAATTATTGGGTGAGCTTTGAAAGCGATCCGGCACTGAAAGTGACGAAGGCCAATATCTATGGCCGCTGTCTGCCCTGCATCCAAAATCTTTATGAGCATCTGCAGCAAGGTCGTCAAGAGATCGCCCTCGGCACGGCCCTCCATTGCTGGAAGATAACTGCGGTCGTTCGGGACTTGGATGAAGCCGTGGCCCTGCTTACGGAGTTTGAAAAGAGATTCCCCCAGGGGCATGTTTACGGGAAAATGGGCAATGGCAGGCCCGGCGCAACGACTAATGTCGTTGTCTTCCATGCGGAAAACGAAGCGGAGAGGGATCGCCTGCAAGATGCTCTGACTCAGTGCGTAGAGTCGCTGGACATTAGTGCGCCCGTACAGATCTCACGAGGTTGCGCCGTCCTCTACCACGATATCCTGGGCGATGGAAGGAATTGGCAGCCCGTGACCGCGATCAAACATCCGGAAAACGTGGCCCCGTTGCTGGCAAAAATTAAAGAACTTCTGTACCGATCGGCAATCTCGTGAAGTTTTCACAATTATCGGACCGGCAAGGATCATATGAATTACTTCCCTCCCGCATATATTTCATTGATAATGAACGTGGTTTTGGTTACCGGGAGGAGTTGCTGCTGCCGACTTAGTAACAGGTTCATTCACCTCTTCCTAAAACATCTATTGCCGCTTACGGTCTTTGCCGGGGTACGTTAACACCTTGCTTTTCTGGTAAGTTCGCGCTCCCTCATTGGTCGGCCTTTTAGGATAATCCGGCCGTTTGTCTTTGGCGGGACTGATGACGACGTGTTTGCCGTTGATCATGAGGCCCGCAAAGGCTCCCAAAACCTGGGAAGAGAAGGTGTTTTCCACTTCCAGCATCGTTGACGTGTTCATGATTTCTATCTTGCCGAACCGGATGCCGCGATTGCCCGTGGCGTCGTTGATCTCGCCGATCAGGCGGCCCGGATTGGCGCCGTCTTTCTTGCCCACATTGATGATGAAGCGGGTAAATTGCCCGGTGGAGGCTGATTTGGCGATCTTACCTGGGGACAGATTTGAAATCTGCCCCTTCCTGTTGGCAGGCAAACTTGCAACCTGTCCCCTCCCCTGCTTTGAAATCTGTCCCCCCTTGTACTGGCCTCCCCCCCTGATTTCGTGGCTTTTCTTATATTCCACTACATTCAGATCCGGGGCGTTCCGGTAATATTCCAGGAAACGATTGAACTCAACGGAAACAAATCTTTTGATCAGCTCCTCGCGATCCAGATCCGCCAGGGTGGCCATGATAGCCGGCAGAAAGGGATCAATCTGCTTATGCTCAACTTCGACCTGTTTCATGATTTCGATCAGCCGGAGCAGTTGTTTTTCGCAGACCTCCTGTCCCGATGGGATAGGTTGCTTCTGGAATGTCCTTTTGAGCTTGCCTTCGATCTCGGCAATCCGATGCTTTTCCCGCAGATGGATAATGGCAATGGAGATCCCCGCCTTGCCAGCCCGGCCAGTGCGGCCACTCCGGTGGATGTATTGGGAGGTTTCGTCGGGCAGATTGTAATTGATCACGTGGGTCAGGTCAGTGACATCGAGACCGCGGGCGGCGACATCGGTGGCCACCAGCAACTGCAGATTCCTGCGGCGGAATTTATTCATCACCAGGTCCCGCTGGGCTTGCGAAAGTTCACCGTGCAGGGCGTCGGCATTATAGCCGTCCTGCATAAGCTTGTCGGCCACTTCCTGGGTCTCCTGGCGCGTGCGGCAGAAGATAATGGAATAGATATCCGGGTTGCTGTCCACGATTCTTTTTAAGGCCGGATAACGGTCTTTGGCCTGGACCATGTAATAGACATGATCCACGTTCTCGGCGCCTGCATTACGGCGGCCCACGGTTACCTCAACCGGGTCGGTCATGTATTTGTCGGCAATGGCGGACACTTCCCGGGACATGGTGGCCGAGAACAGCAGGGTATTCTTCTCTGCCGGCGTTTCGGCCAGGATGGCGTTCAGTTCATCCTGAAAGCCCATCTGCAGCATCTCTTCGGCTTCGTCCAGAACAACCGTGCGGATGGCTTTGATATTTACTTTGCCGCGCCGCATCAGATCGTGCAGCCGTCCGGGAGTGGCGACGATAATCTGGATTCCCCGCCGCAGGGCGTTGATCTGCGTCTCGATACTGGCCCCACCGTACACCGCCAGGATAGTTATCCCAGGGAGATACCTGGCGTATGCGGTCATATCCTTGGCCACCTGGACGCACAGTTCGCGGGTCGGACACAAGACGAGCGCCTGCGTTTGTTTGCGGTGGAGATCGGTCAACTGGAGCAGCGGTACGCCAAAAGCGGCAGTTTTACCGGTTCCCGTCTGTGCCAGCCCGATCATATCTACCTGCCTGGCCAGCAGGGTGGGGATTATCTGTTCCTGCACGGGGGTGGGTGTGGTAAAGCCCAGCTCCACAAGCCCCTTGAGGATGTCGTTATTGATGCCCAGTTCTGAAAATGGTGTCATGTCGTTTTATTCAACCTTCTTTCATTTTTCGTTACATAAACCGGCGCAAAAAGCGACCGGTGAGAGATTCATCGTTTTTGACCACTTCCTCGGGCGTGCCGTTCGCCACTATCCGCCCACCGCCCGGCCCTCCTTCGGGACCCAGATCAATAATATAATCAGCCGATT
The DNA window shown above is from Deltaproteobacteria bacterium and carries:
- the lsrF gene encoding 3-hydroxy-5-phosphonooxypentane-2,4-dione thiolase, giving the protein MDWGMKNRLAQLIQPDGHCFFLPIDHGYFQGPTSCLEKPGETIKPLLPYCDALFVTRGVLRSCVDPLGEKPIILRVSGGTSVVGRDLADERVVVSIEEILRLNASAVGMSIFVGSDYERESLVNLSNLVNECENYGLPVMAVTAVGKELAKRDARYLALSCRIAAELGARVVKTYWCENFEKVINGCPVPVVMAGGPKCETEREVFDFVHDGIQRGAIGLNLGRNVWQHPHPVAMIRALQAIIHENYTVAAADDMFMSIKEGR
- a CDS encoding ABC transporter transmembrane domain-containing protein → MPHHSRDFNRPPGSSLKPLRAMVPLLRPYLGVVLGALVALLLASGAFLALPVAVRYVIDFGFSASNAATIDRYFTLFLGIALLFGIFGAARTYLVNWLGERVAADLRKKVYDHVIRMDLTFFEVTKTGEVLSRLAADTTLIQAISGAGLSIILRSSIQLGGALVLLAITNPRLMSYIVVLVPAVLAPILAVGRWVRRLSRASQDRLAEAGGLAGETINAIQTVQAFTAEESSSHRFSGMVQVSFATAVRRIKARALFSTVATTGLFGALIVVLWIGARAVLGGEMTGGELGQFVIYAMVVAMSAASLSEVWGELQQAAGAMERLLELLNAKPAIESPVNPTALPDTRAGRIRFDKVSFSYPSRPDTLAINDFDLEILPGEKVAFVGPSGAGKSTVFQLLLRFYSPREGRIIINGVDIARARPEDVRARVGIVPQETVIFGASARENIRFGRPGATDEEIGAAARAAAADGFIRRLPLGYDSFLGERGTRLSGGQKQRIAIARAILKDPPILLLDEATSSLDAASERLVQEALEYLEKGRTTIVIAHRLATVLKADRIVVMQEGRIIAIGRHEELVRRNALYARLAELQFV
- a CDS encoding alcohol dehydrogenase catalytic domain-containing protein, translating into MNLEREVMQVAMYYNNRDVRLQEMQVPQIGSGEILVKTIASGICGSDVLEWYRLQKAPLVLGHEIAGVIAALGEGVTGYKKGDPVFVSHHVPCNTCHYCLSDHHTACETLHTTNYDPGGFAEFIRVPPINVDRGVFILPEGVSFEEGVFIEPLACVVRGQRLAGLQSGQTVLILGGGISGLLHLLLARTTGAGRVIVTDINAYRLGMARQLGADMTLSAADDIPARLRAINGGRLADLVIVCTGAPAAFTQAMHAVDRGGTILCFATTDPGITLPLPINDFWRNEIRLMPSYGNSPKDAVIAIELIRSGRVAVREMITHRLPLKEAGKGFALVAAGGESMKVIILP
- a CDS encoding DEAD/DEAH box helicase; this encodes MTPFSELGINNDILKGLVELGFTTPTPVQEQIIPTLLARQVDMIGLAQTGTGKTAAFGVPLLQLTDLHRKQTQALVLCPTRELCVQVAKDMTAYARYLPGITILAVYGGASIETQINALRRGIQIIVATPGRLHDLMRRGKVNIKAIRTVVLDEAEEMLQMGFQDELNAILAETPAEKNTLLFSATMSREVSAIADKYMTDPVEVTVGRRNAGAENVDHVYYMVQAKDRYPALKRIVDSNPDIYSIIFCRTRQETQEVADKLMQDGYNADALHGELSQAQRDLVMNKFRRRNLQLLVATDVAARGLDVTDLTHVINYNLPDETSQYIHRSGRTGRAGKAGISIAIIHLREKHRIAEIEGKLKRTFQKQPIPSGQEVCEKQLLRLIEIMKQVEVEHKQIDPFLPAIMATLADLDREELIKRFVSVEFNRFLEYYRNAPDLNVVEYKKSHEIRGGGQYKGGQISKQGRGQVASLPANRKGQISNLSPGKIAKSASTGQFTRFIINVGKKDGANPGRLIGEINDATGNRGIRFGKIEIMNTSTMLEVENTFSSQVLGAFAGLMINGKHVVISPAKDKRPDYPKRPTNEGARTYQKSKVLTYPGKDRKRQ
- a CDS encoding GAF domain-containing protein, whose protein sequence is MAFFSSLKGVRAKQRFLAFFALSFLFPILIAIFIINNYIEPVVGKDQYALFHNAFDLGIAAMLFFPLISFFLMYRWLSTLENVTANIMSRSEAIARREDEFVTQHIEEDHEFAVPATEHHPEENEVQTLIRSFNTIFQTAADQLAERNHLRELLARLIGIASSLTAELDFDRLFPLVVGNVTEAMLAERTSMYVVDWENRELWTKVSEGVRQIRLPMGQGISGRVAETGEMLNVIDAWELPYFDRSFDLNNNFRTRSVLCLPIKNRAGETIGVLQVINKKGKDRFDEEDETFMRGLTSQIAIALENSILVDEILLSFNSSMTTLSAIVDARHHFTAGHSDRVKEYSLMIATEMNLPKEKIEPLKYAALLHDIGKIGIRDDVLMKAGAFTPEDWVEMKAHPSKTRTILDNFHFSRNLRQVPEIACRHHEKMDGTGYPDGLTGDHLPLGSRIIAVADVFDALTSRRDYPKYAFGETMDSEPMPLHRVIAILRQDAGNHYDPQVVSAFMKTLPQALLRYRGEHFTAAYVDDTLQELSPELLSGKIISSPVNIK